Proteins encoded in a region of the Hippocampus zosterae strain Florida chromosome 11, ASM2543408v3, whole genome shotgun sequence genome:
- the cog2 gene encoding conserved oligomeric Golgi complex subunit 2: MNLPKGPDSLCFDKDVFMKDDFDVDQFVAECRKQVQLEEMREDLELYYKLLKTAMVELINKDYADFVNLSTNLVGMDKVLNQLSVPLGQLREEVMSLRSGVSEVIQAIDLQLSKQEDLQKKKVCVLRLIQVVRSVEKIEKILNSQNPKESNSLESDSPLLAGQILERIATEFNQLQFHAVQSKGMPLLDKVRPRIAGITSMLQQSLEGLLMEGLRTSSVDMVRHCLRTYATIDKTRDAEALVGQVLVKPFMDQVIVEEVVKSSPDGLQVMYSRLLEFVPHHCRLLREVTGGAISSDKADIVPGYDFLVNSVWPEMVKGIEERLSYLFNPGNPDIFYQRYCASTEFVRRFERQCSSQACVKRLRAHPSYAAFRNKWNLPVYFQLRYKEIAGSLENAFSDGLRAAPAGGAYHLQATASLWSCLVRCWSDQVYLPPLAHRFWKLTLQLYSRYATFLNEALSKTTAPEASKEPSRPLPSSASSTSSRTSVEETGSESGSPASLSTKQLVHIAADVQKLQEQFPQVSEMVRQRLQAIGFTNFLLVEEALADSKAGLSASICALSSRMTQHLSERSCRFLKSASEVPRLYRRTNKEVPARASAYMDNALRPLHQLLSDSSGLVDAATARRWLTATLSECTQRYYETISEVLSSVRKMEESLKRLKQARKGAAGAAAVGGAVANGGPSDDAKIRLQLALDVEYLAEQMERMGVEPADVPALSSLLELVKEARELSEHNV, translated from the exons ATGAATTTACCAAAGGGTCCCGATTCTCTATGCTTCGACAAGGACGTTTTTATGAAG GATGACTTTGACGTGGACCAGTTCGTGGCCGAGTGTCGGAAGCAGGTGCAGCTTGAGGAGATGAGAGAGGACCTGGAGCTCTACTACAAGCTGCTGAAGACAGCCATGGTGGAGCTCATCAACAAGGACTATGCTGACTTTGTCAACCTCTCCACCAATCTG GTGGGGATGGACAAAGTCCTCAATCAGCTCTCTGTGCCACTAGGACAGCTACGGGAGGAGGTCATG AGCCTTCGGTCGGGCGTCAGCGAAGTGATACaagccatagacctgcagctgTCCAAACAGGAAgacctgcagaaaaaaaag GTTTGCGTCCTGAGGCTGATCCAGGTGGTGCGCTCGGTGGAAAAGATTGAGAAAATCCTCAACTCACAAAACCCCAAAGAGTCCAACTCATTGGAAAGCGACAG CCCCTTGTTAGCGGGTCAGATCTTGGAGCGAATCGCCACCGAGTTCAACCAGCTTCAGTTCCACGCCGTGCAGAGCAAAGGCATGCCCCTGCTGGACAAAGTCAGACCC CGCATCGCAGGCATCACGTCCATGCTGCAGCAGTCGCTGGAGGGTCTGCTCATGGAGGGACTCCGGACGTCCAGTGTGGACATGGTGCGCCACTGCCTCAGGACCTACGCCACCATTGACAAGACGCGAGACGCCGAGGCGCTGGTGGGACAAGTTCTGGTCAAGCCCTTCATGGATCAG GTGATTGTGGAGGAGGTGGTCAAATCCAGTCCCGACGGTCTTCAGGTGATGTACTCGAGGCTGCTGGAGTTTGTTCCTCATCACTGCAGACTCCTGAGAGAAGTGACCGGAGGAGCCATATCCAG CGACAAAGCCGACATTGTTCCCGGCTACGACTTCCTGGTCAACTCGGTGTGGCCCGAGATGGTGAAAGGCATCGAGGAGCGGCTGTCTTACCTCTTCAACCCGGGAAACCCCGACATTTTCTACCAG CGTTACTGCGCCAGCACCGAGTTCGTGCGGCGCTTTGAGCGCCAGTGCAGCTCGCAGGCCTGCGTGAAGCGACTCCGAGCGCACCCGTCGTACGCGGCCTTCCGCAATAAATGGAACCTGCCCGTCTACTTTCAGCTGAG GTACAAGGAGATAGCGGGAAGCTTGGAGAACGCCTTCAGTGACGGCTTGCGGGCGGCGCCGG CCGGCGGCGCGTACCACCTGCAGGCGACGGCGTCGTTGTGGTCTTGCCTGGTGCGCTGCTGGTCCGACCAAGTCTACCTGCCGCCGCTGGCTCATCGCTTCTGGAAGCTCACGCTGCAGCTCTACTCGCGATACGCCACCTTCCTGAACGAG GCGCTGAGCAAGACCACTGCGCCCGAGGCGAGCAAAGAGCCCAGCAGGCCCCTCCCCAGCTCGGCGTCGTCCACCTCCAGCAGGACGTCCGTCGAGGAGACGGGCAGCGAGAGCGGGAGTCCCGCCTCGCTGTCCACCAAACAGCTGGTCCACATCGCCGCCGACGTCCAGAAATTGCAGGAGCAG TTCCCGCAAGTGTCCGAAATGGTCAGACAGCGACTACAAGCCATCGGCTTCACAAATTTTCTCCTCGTGGAAG AGGCCTTAGCGGACTCCAAGGCGGGCCTCTCCGCTAGCATCTGCGCCCTCAGCTCCCGCATGACCCAACACCTGAGCGAGCGCAGCTGCCGCTTCCTGAAGAGCGCCTCCGAGGTGCCCCGACTCTACCGCAGGACCAATAAG GAGGTGCCCGCGAGAGCGTCGGCGTACATGGACAACGCCTTGCGGCCGTTACATCAGCTGCTGAGCGACTCGTCGGGCCTGGTGGACGCGGCCACGGCGCGCCGTTGGCTGACGGCCACGCTTTCGGAATGCACGCAGAG GTACTACGAGACCATTTCTGAGGTTCTGAGCTCGGTGCGAAAGATGGAAGAGAGTCTGAAGCGACTGAAGCAAGCCAGGAAGggagccgccggcgccgctgccgttGGTGGTGCCGTCGCTAACGGCGGCCCGTCGGACGACGCCAAGATCCGCCTTCAGCTGGCTCTGGATGTGGAGTACTTGGCGGAACAG ATGGAGCGGATGGGCGTGGAGCCTGCGGACGTGCCCGCGTTGTCCAGCCTCCTGGAGCTGGTGAAGGAGGCCCGAGAGCTCTCCGAACACAACGTGTGA